The following are encoded in a window of Doryrhamphus excisus isolate RoL2022-K1 chromosome 16, RoL_Dexc_1.0, whole genome shotgun sequence genomic DNA:
- the snphb gene encoding syntaphilin isoform X1, with product MSSPAPAARRTGSGSRRFNPLKALQPKRRLQQILASSSSSPIPAASSGSGAAATAPVAIPLPPRPAFDYCRLMEVDYVPMEGGYMVSMRPTKGYAPTAKGHASTKSPDRHSRVTNSPATPRSRRSPAAPSTRDPHSNASLSSSSNSGSCKGSDCSPTKGRHQKYTSCTDNHGIRPPPPEQYLTPLQQKEVCIRHLRARLKETITTLQDRDTEIDELREKLYRMQEDWVEEECHRVEAQLALKEARLEIQQLKHAVDTVRTRLSDAGGISGDVGVQKYFQDINTQNHKLENLLLSMELAQAGLAKEGEAIAGRRNRVGGSAPASVSGESPGLIPKPAIGGRGSCSCDGSPARSITRSSTYTKLSDQAEDRNSTDFPCLSADGTQDSGFVCCGEGGDVPSRADLLLEAAFLSEETASLLNSYAQTFSCSIPNSLPHTYSKTLPHSFPHNHSVPHTMPHSATYERLCSGDRLSPLRCGLGGGGCISHPCLSHHHLYLHPLRETGIQTESCPIPATSGCPSDLDTIAEQRTFRSQACSPTSTWLSDEGEEELDSITTTTSVTTATVMSAATEPIPCSKLPRVNSMPRSATVACSMESPVCENNRKDDPEEESVAVDNQGLTSVQLTGGQLDSEAESLVGNQKEWKERHEGLWIGEDRLETLQSETPGPSPCSSPESPQVLEHPHTSQPKKSCSHEEVARVLVLKDDQEVGTEEQGCEEVSEASAEEVNSNSASGPVQKSYWSRHFLVDLLAVAIPVVPTVAWLCRGPVRDGQPMYHIGSLLRGCCTVALHSLRRGGGLRHYPAGGGGDLGGSQM from the exons ATGTCTTCACCCGCTCCAGCCGCTAGGAGGACTGGCTCGGGCTCTCGCCG ATTCAACCCTCTGAAGGCGCTGCAGCCCAAACGTCGCTTGCAGCAAATactggcctcctcctcctcctcgcccaTCCCGGCGGCCTCCTCCGGGTCCGGGGCGGCTGCTACAGCGCCGGTGGCCATTCCGCTGCCACCGCGCCCCGC CTTTGACTACTGCAGGTTGATGGAGGTAGACTACGTCCCCATGGAGGGGGGTTACATGGTCTCCATGCGCCCCACTAAAGGCTATGCACCCACGGCCAAAGGACACGCCTCCACCAAGTCTCCAGACCGACACAGCCGTGTGACAAACTCCCCCGCCACCCCTCGCTCCCG GCGGTCCCCCGCGGCACCCAGTACCAGAGATCCACACAGCAACGCCtccctcagcagcagcagcaactcaGGCTCTTGTAAAGGCAGCGACTGCAGCCCAACCAAAGG ACGTCACCAGAAGTACACATCATGCACCGACAACCACGGGATTCGGCCCCCGCCACCGGAGCAGTACCTGACACCCTTGCAGCAGAAGGAAGTGTGTATCCGGCACCTCAGGGCCAGGTTAAAAGAAACCATCACCACGCTGCAAGACAG GGACACAGAGATCGATGAGTTGAGAGAAAAGCTTTACAGGATGCAGGAGGACTGGGTTGAGGAGGAGTGCCATCGTGTGGAAGCTCAGCTGGCCCTCAAGGAGGCACGTCTGGAGATCCAGCAGCTGAAACACGCCGTGGACACGGTCCGCACCAGGCTCAGCGATGCCGGGGGGATCAGCGGGGACGTGGGTGTCCAGAAGTACTTCCAGGACATCAACACTCAAAACCACAAGCTTGAGAACCTGCTGCTCAGCATGGAATTGGCTCAGGCTGGACTAGCCAAGGAGGGGGAAGCCATAGCAGGACGCCGGAACCGAGTTGGGGGTTCTGCGCCGGCGTCTGTATCTGGGGAGAGTCCAGGTCTAATACCAAAACCAGCAATAGGAGGGAGGGGTTCTTGCTCTTGTGATGGGTCCCCAGCCCGCTCCATCACCAGGAGCTCCACCTACACCAAACTGAGTGATCAAGCGGAAGATCGCAACAGTACCGATTTTCCTTGTCTTTCAGCAGATGGCACTCAGGACAGCGGCTTCGTGTGCTGCGGGGAAGGTGGTGACGTCCCGAGTCGGGCTGACTTGCTGCTAGAGGCCGCCTTTCTTTCGGAGGAAACCGCTTCCTTGCTCAACTCTTACGCACAAACCTTCTCGTGCTCCATACCCAACTCTTTGCCTCACACGTATTCCAAAACTTTACCTCATTCCTTCCCTCACAACCACTCGGTGCCCCACACCATGCCGCACTCGGCCACCTACGAGAGGCTGTGTTCAGGCGACCGTCTTTCGCCGTTGCGTTGTGGTCTGGGTGGAGGCGGCTGTATCAGCCACCCCTGCCTGTCCCACCATCACCTGTATCTGCATCCACTACGTGAGACGGGCATTCAGACGGAGAGCTGTCCCATTCCGGCGACATCGGGGTGCCCGTCCGACCTGGATACCATCGCCGAACAACGAACGTTCCGCTCTCAAGCCTGCAGCCCGACGTCCACATGGTTGTCTGATGAAGGCGAGGAAGAGCTGGACTCCATCACGACCACTACATCCGTAACCACAGCGACGGTCATGAGCGCGGCCACAGAGCCCATTCCATGCTCCAAATTGCCTCGGGTCAATTCCATGCCGCGATCTGCCACTGTGGCCTGTTCCATGGAGAGTCCCGTCTGTGAGAACAACCGAAAGGACGATCCAGAGGAAGAATCTGTCGCAGTCGACAACCAGGGTCTAACCAGTGTCCAACTCACAGGGGGTCAGCTGGACTCGGAGGCAGAGAGTTTGGTAGGAAATCAGAAGGAATGGAAGGAGAGACATGAAGGCCTATGGATTGGAGAGGACAGACTTGAAACACTCCAGTCAGAAACACCAGGACCGAGCCCGTGTAGTAGCCCAGAATCACCACAAGTCTTGGAACATCCTCACACCTCCCAGCCTAAAAAATCCTGTTCCCACGAGGAGGTAGCCCGTGTCCTTGTCCTGAAGGATGACCAGGAAGTAGGAACAGAAGAGCAAGGCTGCGAAGAAGTCAGTGAAGCATCGGCAGAGGAAGTGAACTCCAATTCTGCCTCAGGGCCGGTTCAGAAGAGCTACTGGAGTCGTCATTTCCTGGTGGATCTCCTAGCCGTGGCAATCCCAGTAGTGCCGACGGTGGCATGGTTGTGCCGGGGTCCGGTCCGAGATGGACAGCCTATGTACCACATCGGGTCACTGCTGAGGGGTTGCTGCACCGTGGCCCTGCACTCGCTTCGCAGGGGCGGCGGCCTGAGGCATTACCCTGCGGGCGGGGGAGGAGACCTCGGCGGATCCCAGATGTGA
- the snphb gene encoding syntaphilin isoform X4, translating into MSSPAPAARRTGSGSRRFNPLKALQPKRRLQQILASSSSSPIPAASSGSGAAATAPVAIPLPPRPARSPAAPSTRDPHSNASLSSSSNSGSCKGSDCSPTKGRHQKYTSCTDNHGIRPPPPEQYLTPLQQKEVCIRHLRARLKETITTLQDRDTEIDELREKLYRMQEDWVEEECHRVEAQLALKEARLEIQQLKHAVDTVRTRLSDAGGISGDVGVQKYFQDINTQNHKLENLLLSMELAQAGLAKEGEAIAGRRNRVGGSAPASVSGESPGLIPKPAIGGRGSCSCDGSPARSITRSSTYTKLSDQAEDRNSTDFPCLSADGTQDSGFVCCGEGGDVPSRADLLLEAAFLSEETASLLNSYAQTFSCSIPNSLPHTYSKTLPHSFPHNHSVPHTMPHSATYERLCSGDRLSPLRCGLGGGGCISHPCLSHHHLYLHPLRETGIQTESCPIPATSGCPSDLDTIAEQRTFRSQACSPTSTWLSDEGEEELDSITTTTSVTTATVMSAATEPIPCSKLPRVNSMPRSATVACSMESPVCENNRKDDPEEESVAVDNQGLTSVQLTGGQLDSEAESLVGNQKEWKERHEGLWIGEDRLETLQSETPGPSPCSSPESPQVLEHPHTSQPKKSCSHEEVARVLVLKDDQEVGTEEQGCEEVSEASAEEVNSNSASGPVQKSYWSRHFLVDLLAVAIPVVPTVAWLCRGPVRDGQPMYHIGSLLRGCCTVALHSLRRGGGLRHYPAGGGGDLGGSQM; encoded by the exons ATGTCTTCACCCGCTCCAGCCGCTAGGAGGACTGGCTCGGGCTCTCGCCG ATTCAACCCTCTGAAGGCGCTGCAGCCCAAACGTCGCTTGCAGCAAATactggcctcctcctcctcctcgcccaTCCCGGCGGCCTCCTCCGGGTCCGGGGCGGCTGCTACAGCGCCGGTGGCCATTCCGCTGCCACCGCGCCCCGC GCGGTCCCCCGCGGCACCCAGTACCAGAGATCCACACAGCAACGCCtccctcagcagcagcagcaactcaGGCTCTTGTAAAGGCAGCGACTGCAGCCCAACCAAAGG ACGTCACCAGAAGTACACATCATGCACCGACAACCACGGGATTCGGCCCCCGCCACCGGAGCAGTACCTGACACCCTTGCAGCAGAAGGAAGTGTGTATCCGGCACCTCAGGGCCAGGTTAAAAGAAACCATCACCACGCTGCAAGACAG GGACACAGAGATCGATGAGTTGAGAGAAAAGCTTTACAGGATGCAGGAGGACTGGGTTGAGGAGGAGTGCCATCGTGTGGAAGCTCAGCTGGCCCTCAAGGAGGCACGTCTGGAGATCCAGCAGCTGAAACACGCCGTGGACACGGTCCGCACCAGGCTCAGCGATGCCGGGGGGATCAGCGGGGACGTGGGTGTCCAGAAGTACTTCCAGGACATCAACACTCAAAACCACAAGCTTGAGAACCTGCTGCTCAGCATGGAATTGGCTCAGGCTGGACTAGCCAAGGAGGGGGAAGCCATAGCAGGACGCCGGAACCGAGTTGGGGGTTCTGCGCCGGCGTCTGTATCTGGGGAGAGTCCAGGTCTAATACCAAAACCAGCAATAGGAGGGAGGGGTTCTTGCTCTTGTGATGGGTCCCCAGCCCGCTCCATCACCAGGAGCTCCACCTACACCAAACTGAGTGATCAAGCGGAAGATCGCAACAGTACCGATTTTCCTTGTCTTTCAGCAGATGGCACTCAGGACAGCGGCTTCGTGTGCTGCGGGGAAGGTGGTGACGTCCCGAGTCGGGCTGACTTGCTGCTAGAGGCCGCCTTTCTTTCGGAGGAAACCGCTTCCTTGCTCAACTCTTACGCACAAACCTTCTCGTGCTCCATACCCAACTCTTTGCCTCACACGTATTCCAAAACTTTACCTCATTCCTTCCCTCACAACCACTCGGTGCCCCACACCATGCCGCACTCGGCCACCTACGAGAGGCTGTGTTCAGGCGACCGTCTTTCGCCGTTGCGTTGTGGTCTGGGTGGAGGCGGCTGTATCAGCCACCCCTGCCTGTCCCACCATCACCTGTATCTGCATCCACTACGTGAGACGGGCATTCAGACGGAGAGCTGTCCCATTCCGGCGACATCGGGGTGCCCGTCCGACCTGGATACCATCGCCGAACAACGAACGTTCCGCTCTCAAGCCTGCAGCCCGACGTCCACATGGTTGTCTGATGAAGGCGAGGAAGAGCTGGACTCCATCACGACCACTACATCCGTAACCACAGCGACGGTCATGAGCGCGGCCACAGAGCCCATTCCATGCTCCAAATTGCCTCGGGTCAATTCCATGCCGCGATCTGCCACTGTGGCCTGTTCCATGGAGAGTCCCGTCTGTGAGAACAACCGAAAGGACGATCCAGAGGAAGAATCTGTCGCAGTCGACAACCAGGGTCTAACCAGTGTCCAACTCACAGGGGGTCAGCTGGACTCGGAGGCAGAGAGTTTGGTAGGAAATCAGAAGGAATGGAAGGAGAGACATGAAGGCCTATGGATTGGAGAGGACAGACTTGAAACACTCCAGTCAGAAACACCAGGACCGAGCCCGTGTAGTAGCCCAGAATCACCACAAGTCTTGGAACATCCTCACACCTCCCAGCCTAAAAAATCCTGTTCCCACGAGGAGGTAGCCCGTGTCCTTGTCCTGAAGGATGACCAGGAAGTAGGAACAGAAGAGCAAGGCTGCGAAGAAGTCAGTGAAGCATCGGCAGAGGAAGTGAACTCCAATTCTGCCTCAGGGCCGGTTCAGAAGAGCTACTGGAGTCGTCATTTCCTGGTGGATCTCCTAGCCGTGGCAATCCCAGTAGTGCCGACGGTGGCATGGTTGTGCCGGGGTCCGGTCCGAGATGGACAGCCTATGTACCACATCGGGTCACTGCTGAGGGGTTGCTGCACCGTGGCCCTGCACTCGCTTCGCAGGGGCGGCGGCCTGAGGCATTACCCTGCGGGCGGGGGAGGAGACCTCGGCGGATCCCAGATGTGA
- the snphb gene encoding syntaphilin isoform X6 — protein sequence MSSPAPAARRTGSGSRRRSPAAPSTRDPHSNASLSSSSNSGSCKGSDCSPTKGRHQKYTSCTDNHGIRPPPPEQYLTPLQQKEVCIRHLRARLKETITTLQDRDTEIDELREKLYRMQEDWVEEECHRVEAQLALKEARLEIQQLKHAVDTVRTRLSDAGGISGDVGVQKYFQDINTQNHKLENLLLSMELAQAGLAKEGEAIAGRRNRVGGSAPASVSGESPGLIPKPAIGGRGSCSCDGSPARSITRSSTYTKLSDQAEDRNSTDFPCLSADGTQDSGFVCCGEGGDVPSRADLLLEAAFLSEETASLLNSYAQTFSCSIPNSLPHTYSKTLPHSFPHNHSVPHTMPHSATYERLCSGDRLSPLRCGLGGGGCISHPCLSHHHLYLHPLRETGIQTESCPIPATSGCPSDLDTIAEQRTFRSQACSPTSTWLSDEGEEELDSITTTTSVTTATVMSAATEPIPCSKLPRVNSMPRSATVACSMESPVCENNRKDDPEEESVAVDNQGLTSVQLTGGQLDSEAESLVGNQKEWKERHEGLWIGEDRLETLQSETPGPSPCSSPESPQVLEHPHTSQPKKSCSHEEVARVLVLKDDQEVGTEEQGCEEVSEASAEEVNSNSASGPVQKSYWSRHFLVDLLAVAIPVVPTVAWLCRGPVRDGQPMYHIGSLLRGCCTVALHSLRRGGGLRHYPAGGGGDLGGSQM from the exons ATGTCTTCACCCGCTCCAGCCGCTAGGAGGACTGGCTCGGGCTCTCGCCG GCGGTCCCCCGCGGCACCCAGTACCAGAGATCCACACAGCAACGCCtccctcagcagcagcagcaactcaGGCTCTTGTAAAGGCAGCGACTGCAGCCCAACCAAAGG ACGTCACCAGAAGTACACATCATGCACCGACAACCACGGGATTCGGCCCCCGCCACCGGAGCAGTACCTGACACCCTTGCAGCAGAAGGAAGTGTGTATCCGGCACCTCAGGGCCAGGTTAAAAGAAACCATCACCACGCTGCAAGACAG GGACACAGAGATCGATGAGTTGAGAGAAAAGCTTTACAGGATGCAGGAGGACTGGGTTGAGGAGGAGTGCCATCGTGTGGAAGCTCAGCTGGCCCTCAAGGAGGCACGTCTGGAGATCCAGCAGCTGAAACACGCCGTGGACACGGTCCGCACCAGGCTCAGCGATGCCGGGGGGATCAGCGGGGACGTGGGTGTCCAGAAGTACTTCCAGGACATCAACACTCAAAACCACAAGCTTGAGAACCTGCTGCTCAGCATGGAATTGGCTCAGGCTGGACTAGCCAAGGAGGGGGAAGCCATAGCAGGACGCCGGAACCGAGTTGGGGGTTCTGCGCCGGCGTCTGTATCTGGGGAGAGTCCAGGTCTAATACCAAAACCAGCAATAGGAGGGAGGGGTTCTTGCTCTTGTGATGGGTCCCCAGCCCGCTCCATCACCAGGAGCTCCACCTACACCAAACTGAGTGATCAAGCGGAAGATCGCAACAGTACCGATTTTCCTTGTCTTTCAGCAGATGGCACTCAGGACAGCGGCTTCGTGTGCTGCGGGGAAGGTGGTGACGTCCCGAGTCGGGCTGACTTGCTGCTAGAGGCCGCCTTTCTTTCGGAGGAAACCGCTTCCTTGCTCAACTCTTACGCACAAACCTTCTCGTGCTCCATACCCAACTCTTTGCCTCACACGTATTCCAAAACTTTACCTCATTCCTTCCCTCACAACCACTCGGTGCCCCACACCATGCCGCACTCGGCCACCTACGAGAGGCTGTGTTCAGGCGACCGTCTTTCGCCGTTGCGTTGTGGTCTGGGTGGAGGCGGCTGTATCAGCCACCCCTGCCTGTCCCACCATCACCTGTATCTGCATCCACTACGTGAGACGGGCATTCAGACGGAGAGCTGTCCCATTCCGGCGACATCGGGGTGCCCGTCCGACCTGGATACCATCGCCGAACAACGAACGTTCCGCTCTCAAGCCTGCAGCCCGACGTCCACATGGTTGTCTGATGAAGGCGAGGAAGAGCTGGACTCCATCACGACCACTACATCCGTAACCACAGCGACGGTCATGAGCGCGGCCACAGAGCCCATTCCATGCTCCAAATTGCCTCGGGTCAATTCCATGCCGCGATCTGCCACTGTGGCCTGTTCCATGGAGAGTCCCGTCTGTGAGAACAACCGAAAGGACGATCCAGAGGAAGAATCTGTCGCAGTCGACAACCAGGGTCTAACCAGTGTCCAACTCACAGGGGGTCAGCTGGACTCGGAGGCAGAGAGTTTGGTAGGAAATCAGAAGGAATGGAAGGAGAGACATGAAGGCCTATGGATTGGAGAGGACAGACTTGAAACACTCCAGTCAGAAACACCAGGACCGAGCCCGTGTAGTAGCCCAGAATCACCACAAGTCTTGGAACATCCTCACACCTCCCAGCCTAAAAAATCCTGTTCCCACGAGGAGGTAGCCCGTGTCCTTGTCCTGAAGGATGACCAGGAAGTAGGAACAGAAGAGCAAGGCTGCGAAGAAGTCAGTGAAGCATCGGCAGAGGAAGTGAACTCCAATTCTGCCTCAGGGCCGGTTCAGAAGAGCTACTGGAGTCGTCATTTCCTGGTGGATCTCCTAGCCGTGGCAATCCCAGTAGTGCCGACGGTGGCATGGTTGTGCCGGGGTCCGGTCCGAGATGGACAGCCTATGTACCACATCGGGTCACTGCTGAGGGGTTGCTGCACCGTGGCCCTGCACTCGCTTCGCAGGGGCGGCGGCCTGAGGCATTACCCTGCGGGCGGGGGAGGAGACCTCGGCGGATCCCAGATGTGA
- the snphb gene encoding syntaphilin isoform X3, which yields MSSPAPAARRTGSGSRRFDYCRLMEVDYVPMEGGYMVSMRPTKGYAPTAKGHASTKSPDRHSRVTNSPATPRSRRSPAAPSTRDPHSNASLSSSSNSGSCKGSDCSPTKGRHQKYTSCTDNHGIRPPPPEQYLTPLQQKEVCIRHLRARLKETITTLQDRDTEIDELREKLYRMQEDWVEEECHRVEAQLALKEARLEIQQLKHAVDTVRTRLSDAGGISGDVGVQKYFQDINTQNHKLENLLLSMELAQAGLAKEGEAIAGRRNRVGGSAPASVSGESPGLIPKPAIGGRGSCSCDGSPARSITRSSTYTKLSDQAEDRNSTDFPCLSADGTQDSGFVCCGEGGDVPSRADLLLEAAFLSEETASLLNSYAQTFSCSIPNSLPHTYSKTLPHSFPHNHSVPHTMPHSATYERLCSGDRLSPLRCGLGGGGCISHPCLSHHHLYLHPLRETGIQTESCPIPATSGCPSDLDTIAEQRTFRSQACSPTSTWLSDEGEEELDSITTTTSVTTATVMSAATEPIPCSKLPRVNSMPRSATVACSMESPVCENNRKDDPEEESVAVDNQGLTSVQLTGGQLDSEAESLVGNQKEWKERHEGLWIGEDRLETLQSETPGPSPCSSPESPQVLEHPHTSQPKKSCSHEEVARVLVLKDDQEVGTEEQGCEEVSEASAEEVNSNSASGPVQKSYWSRHFLVDLLAVAIPVVPTVAWLCRGPVRDGQPMYHIGSLLRGCCTVALHSLRRGGGLRHYPAGGGGDLGGSQM from the exons ATGTCTTCACCCGCTCCAGCCGCTAGGAGGACTGGCTCGGGCTCTCGCCG CTTTGACTACTGCAGGTTGATGGAGGTAGACTACGTCCCCATGGAGGGGGGTTACATGGTCTCCATGCGCCCCACTAAAGGCTATGCACCCACGGCCAAAGGACACGCCTCCACCAAGTCTCCAGACCGACACAGCCGTGTGACAAACTCCCCCGCCACCCCTCGCTCCCG GCGGTCCCCCGCGGCACCCAGTACCAGAGATCCACACAGCAACGCCtccctcagcagcagcagcaactcaGGCTCTTGTAAAGGCAGCGACTGCAGCCCAACCAAAGG ACGTCACCAGAAGTACACATCATGCACCGACAACCACGGGATTCGGCCCCCGCCACCGGAGCAGTACCTGACACCCTTGCAGCAGAAGGAAGTGTGTATCCGGCACCTCAGGGCCAGGTTAAAAGAAACCATCACCACGCTGCAAGACAG GGACACAGAGATCGATGAGTTGAGAGAAAAGCTTTACAGGATGCAGGAGGACTGGGTTGAGGAGGAGTGCCATCGTGTGGAAGCTCAGCTGGCCCTCAAGGAGGCACGTCTGGAGATCCAGCAGCTGAAACACGCCGTGGACACGGTCCGCACCAGGCTCAGCGATGCCGGGGGGATCAGCGGGGACGTGGGTGTCCAGAAGTACTTCCAGGACATCAACACTCAAAACCACAAGCTTGAGAACCTGCTGCTCAGCATGGAATTGGCTCAGGCTGGACTAGCCAAGGAGGGGGAAGCCATAGCAGGACGCCGGAACCGAGTTGGGGGTTCTGCGCCGGCGTCTGTATCTGGGGAGAGTCCAGGTCTAATACCAAAACCAGCAATAGGAGGGAGGGGTTCTTGCTCTTGTGATGGGTCCCCAGCCCGCTCCATCACCAGGAGCTCCACCTACACCAAACTGAGTGATCAAGCGGAAGATCGCAACAGTACCGATTTTCCTTGTCTTTCAGCAGATGGCACTCAGGACAGCGGCTTCGTGTGCTGCGGGGAAGGTGGTGACGTCCCGAGTCGGGCTGACTTGCTGCTAGAGGCCGCCTTTCTTTCGGAGGAAACCGCTTCCTTGCTCAACTCTTACGCACAAACCTTCTCGTGCTCCATACCCAACTCTTTGCCTCACACGTATTCCAAAACTTTACCTCATTCCTTCCCTCACAACCACTCGGTGCCCCACACCATGCCGCACTCGGCCACCTACGAGAGGCTGTGTTCAGGCGACCGTCTTTCGCCGTTGCGTTGTGGTCTGGGTGGAGGCGGCTGTATCAGCCACCCCTGCCTGTCCCACCATCACCTGTATCTGCATCCACTACGTGAGACGGGCATTCAGACGGAGAGCTGTCCCATTCCGGCGACATCGGGGTGCCCGTCCGACCTGGATACCATCGCCGAACAACGAACGTTCCGCTCTCAAGCCTGCAGCCCGACGTCCACATGGTTGTCTGATGAAGGCGAGGAAGAGCTGGACTCCATCACGACCACTACATCCGTAACCACAGCGACGGTCATGAGCGCGGCCACAGAGCCCATTCCATGCTCCAAATTGCCTCGGGTCAATTCCATGCCGCGATCTGCCACTGTGGCCTGTTCCATGGAGAGTCCCGTCTGTGAGAACAACCGAAAGGACGATCCAGAGGAAGAATCTGTCGCAGTCGACAACCAGGGTCTAACCAGTGTCCAACTCACAGGGGGTCAGCTGGACTCGGAGGCAGAGAGTTTGGTAGGAAATCAGAAGGAATGGAAGGAGAGACATGAAGGCCTATGGATTGGAGAGGACAGACTTGAAACACTCCAGTCAGAAACACCAGGACCGAGCCCGTGTAGTAGCCCAGAATCACCACAAGTCTTGGAACATCCTCACACCTCCCAGCCTAAAAAATCCTGTTCCCACGAGGAGGTAGCCCGTGTCCTTGTCCTGAAGGATGACCAGGAAGTAGGAACAGAAGAGCAAGGCTGCGAAGAAGTCAGTGAAGCATCGGCAGAGGAAGTGAACTCCAATTCTGCCTCAGGGCCGGTTCAGAAGAGCTACTGGAGTCGTCATTTCCTGGTGGATCTCCTAGCCGTGGCAATCCCAGTAGTGCCGACGGTGGCATGGTTGTGCCGGGGTCCGGTCCGAGATGGACAGCCTATGTACCACATCGGGTCACTGCTGAGGGGTTGCTGCACCGTGGCCCTGCACTCGCTTCGCAGGGGCGGCGGCCTGAGGCATTACCCTGCGGGCGGGGGAGGAGACCTCGGCGGATCCCAGATGTGA